GGGTCGGTACGGACGAAGGATCGGGCGCGGCCGAGGCGTCGCCGGCGACCCGGCGTGCGGTTCTACGGGGTGGCGCGCTCGACCCGCACGGCCGTGCCGTAGCACAGCATCTCCGCCGCCCCGCGCGTCACCTCGGCCGACTGGAAGCGTACGCCCAGGACGGCGTTCGCGCCAAGAGCGCGCGCCTCGTCGACCATCCGGTCGACCGCTTCCTCCCGCGCCTCGGCGAGCACCTTGGTGTACTCGAAGAGCTCTCCGCCGGTGATGTTGCGCATGGTGGCGACGATGTCCTGGCCGAGGTGG
This genomic stretch from Gemmatimonadota bacterium harbors:
- a CDS encoding YbjQ family protein, producing the protein PLQGRLPMILATIEAIPDHRVVQVLGLVRGASIRARHLGQDIVATMRNITGGELFEYTKVLAEAREEAVDRMVDEARALGANAVLGVRFQSAEVTRGAAEMLCYGTAVRVERATP